A genomic stretch from Hoplias malabaricus isolate fHopMal1 chromosome 4, fHopMal1.hap1, whole genome shotgun sequence includes:
- the rgs14a gene encoding regulator of G-protein signaling 14a isoform X1 — protein sequence MVALRRLTALASRWALGGSFKKKVSTNLTPKIFPARHKTQAVSDGELNMSKLPSTGSSPNLNGESSGGAGRPGMDGPASRVVSWAICFERLLEDPVAVRYFTAFLKSEVSAENILFWQACEKFQKIPPTNLDELKKEARSIYDLYLSDTSFHAVNIDDAARTEEKDLESPTPHMFSKAQQQIFKLMKFDSYARFVRSPLYQSCMVASVEGRPLPDLQPQNRGSRECVAPTNDRRSMEVKMPTPDSKLNKKKKIEKRGSWGADVSYRRITVSRQESQISVKSSSSVELGSLSGRSENGSVSPVGSEPDPARADKYCCVYLPDGTASLAPAKPGLLVRDMLSGLCEKRGFPLKDIIIYLQGKDKPLSLDQDSSVLRDQQVTLEIRIPITLDLMFVGKTSGIVVKSSKSLEEALSSVLQKYNLRPQDVVVTMSGSKEPLNMNTNVFRLANKTLCVDRVKCTDDMKSAPAADMSRVGVKPRKVHEMDGLVEMLNRAQCSRADDQRGLLTKEQLELPQFLQLPLEQKDEQRTGEEPESPSKHMHCAGSAAEQQKPHINGDNKDPCRGKTVKDCKIDIVDCKYGTTM from the exons ATGGTAGCGCTCAGACGTTTAACTGCCCTGGCCTCGCGCTGGGCTTTGGGAGGATCTTTTAAGAAAAAGGTCAGCACGAATTTGACCCCTAAAATATTCCCTGCTCGACATAAG aCACAGGCGGTTTCGGATGGGG aaCTGAACATGTCCAAATTGCCGAGCACAGGCAGCAGTCCCAATTTAAATGGTGAATCCTCTGGAGGTGCAGGTCGTCCTGGAATGGATGGTCCAGCCAGTAGAGTGGTCAGCTGGGCTATTTGTTTTGAGCGACTCCTGGAGGACCCTGTTGCAGTCCGCTACTTCACA GCTTTTCTCAAATCTGAAGTGAGTGCAGAGAACATCCTCTTCTGGCAGGCCTGTGAGAAGTTCCAGAAAATTCCACCTACCAATCTGGACGAG ttgaaGAAAGAGGCTCGCTCTATCTATGATCTATATCTGTCAGACACTTCCTTCCATGCTGTGAATATAGACGACGCAGCGCGTACTGAAGAGAAAGACCTTGAAAGTCCCACCCCACACATGTTCAGCAAAGCTCAGCAACAG ATCTTTAAGCTGATGAAATTTGACAGCTATGCTCGTTTCGTGCGCTCCCCACTGTATCAGAGCTGCATGGTGGCCAGTGTGGAGGGACGACCTCTGCCTGATCTCCAGCCCCAGAACAGGGGCTCCAGAGAGTGTGTCGCACCTACAAATGACCGCAGG agtatGGAAGTGAAGATGCCAACACCAGATAGCAAACTGAACAAGAAAAAGAAGATAGAGAAGAGAGGATCCTGGGGAG CGGACGTGTCGTATAGGCGGATTACAGTTTCCAGACAGGAGTCCCAGATATCAGTGAAGTCCAGCAGCAGTGTGGAGCTCGGCTCACTCTCTGGCAGATCTGAG AATGGCAGTGTGAGTCCTGTAGGCTCAGAGCCAGACCCTGCGCGAGCGGATaaatactgttgtgtgtatctTCCTGATGGTACGGCCAGTCTGGCTCCAGCGAAGCCTGGTCTGCTGGTGAGGGACATGCTGAGTGGCCTTTGTGAGAAAAGAGGATTCCCCCTGAAAGACATAATCATCTACCTCCAAGGAAAAGACAAG CCACTGTCCTTAGACCAGGACAGCTCTGTACTCCGGGACCAGCAAGTCACCCTTGAAATCAGAATTCCAATCAC attggATTTGATGTTTGTGGGGAAGACCTCAGGGATTGTGGTGAAGTCCAGTAAATCTCTGGAAGAAGCCCTGTCCTCAGTTCTGCAAAAATACAACCTCCGACCACAGGATGTTGTCGTCACCatg AGTGGATCAAAAGAACCTTTAAATATGAACACCAATGTCTTCCGCCTGGCCAACAAGACCCTCTGTGTGGACAGAGTCAAAT GTACTGATGACATGAAGAGTGCTCCAGCTGCTGACATGAGCCGTGTGGGTGTCAAACCCAGAAAAGTCCATGAAATGGATG GTCTGGTGGAGATGCTGAACCGTGCTCAGTGCAGCAGGGCGGATGACCAGAGGGGATTACTGACCAAAGAGCAGCTGGAGCTACCCCAGTTCCTGCAGCTCCCACTGGAACAGAAAGACGAACAGAGAACTGGAGAAGAGCCAGAAAGTCCTTCTAAACACATGCACTGTGCAGGGTCAGCAGCGGAACAACAGAAACCTCACATTAACGGAGATAATAAAGACCCTTGTAGAGGGAAGACTGTAAAAGACTGCAAGATAGACATTGTCGACTGTAAATATGGGACCACTATGTAA
- the rgs14a gene encoding regulator of G-protein signaling 14a isoform X3, with protein MSSKMKTLAVPTCHMTQAVSDGELNMSKLPSTGSSPNLNGESSGGAGRPGMDGPASRVVSWAICFERLLEDPVAVRYFTAFLKSEVSAENILFWQACEKFQKIPPTNLDELKKEARSIYDLYLSDTSFHAVNIDDAARTEEKDLESPTPHMFSKAQQQIFKLMKFDSYARFVRSPLYQSCMVASVEGRPLPDLQPQNRGSRECVAPTNDRRSMEVKMPTPDSKLNKKKKIEKRGSWGADVSYRRITVSRQESQISVKSSSSVELGSLSGRSENGSVSPVGSEPDPARADKYCCVYLPDGTASLAPAKPGLLVRDMLSGLCEKRGFPLKDIIIYLQGKDKPLSLDQDSSVLRDQQVTLEIRIPITLDLMFVGKTSGIVVKSSKSLEEALSSVLQKYNLRPQDVVVTMSGSKEPLNMNTNVFRLANKTLCVDRVKCTDDMKSAPAADMSRVGVKPRKVHEMDGLVEMLNRAQCSRADDQRGLLTKEQLELPQFLQLPLEQKDEQRTGEEPESPSKHMHCAGSAAEQQKPHINGDNKDPCRGKTVKDCKIDIVDCKYGTTM; from the exons ATGTCCAGCAAAATGAAAACTCTGGCAGTACCCACCTGTCACATG aCACAGGCGGTTTCGGATGGGG aaCTGAACATGTCCAAATTGCCGAGCACAGGCAGCAGTCCCAATTTAAATGGTGAATCCTCTGGAGGTGCAGGTCGTCCTGGAATGGATGGTCCAGCCAGTAGAGTGGTCAGCTGGGCTATTTGTTTTGAGCGACTCCTGGAGGACCCTGTTGCAGTCCGCTACTTCACA GCTTTTCTCAAATCTGAAGTGAGTGCAGAGAACATCCTCTTCTGGCAGGCCTGTGAGAAGTTCCAGAAAATTCCACCTACCAATCTGGACGAG ttgaaGAAAGAGGCTCGCTCTATCTATGATCTATATCTGTCAGACACTTCCTTCCATGCTGTGAATATAGACGACGCAGCGCGTACTGAAGAGAAAGACCTTGAAAGTCCCACCCCACACATGTTCAGCAAAGCTCAGCAACAG ATCTTTAAGCTGATGAAATTTGACAGCTATGCTCGTTTCGTGCGCTCCCCACTGTATCAGAGCTGCATGGTGGCCAGTGTGGAGGGACGACCTCTGCCTGATCTCCAGCCCCAGAACAGGGGCTCCAGAGAGTGTGTCGCACCTACAAATGACCGCAGG agtatGGAAGTGAAGATGCCAACACCAGATAGCAAACTGAACAAGAAAAAGAAGATAGAGAAGAGAGGATCCTGGGGAG CGGACGTGTCGTATAGGCGGATTACAGTTTCCAGACAGGAGTCCCAGATATCAGTGAAGTCCAGCAGCAGTGTGGAGCTCGGCTCACTCTCTGGCAGATCTGAG AATGGCAGTGTGAGTCCTGTAGGCTCAGAGCCAGACCCTGCGCGAGCGGATaaatactgttgtgtgtatctTCCTGATGGTACGGCCAGTCTGGCTCCAGCGAAGCCTGGTCTGCTGGTGAGGGACATGCTGAGTGGCCTTTGTGAGAAAAGAGGATTCCCCCTGAAAGACATAATCATCTACCTCCAAGGAAAAGACAAG CCACTGTCCTTAGACCAGGACAGCTCTGTACTCCGGGACCAGCAAGTCACCCTTGAAATCAGAATTCCAATCAC attggATTTGATGTTTGTGGGGAAGACCTCAGGGATTGTGGTGAAGTCCAGTAAATCTCTGGAAGAAGCCCTGTCCTCAGTTCTGCAAAAATACAACCTCCGACCACAGGATGTTGTCGTCACCatg AGTGGATCAAAAGAACCTTTAAATATGAACACCAATGTCTTCCGCCTGGCCAACAAGACCCTCTGTGTGGACAGAGTCAAAT GTACTGATGACATGAAGAGTGCTCCAGCTGCTGACATGAGCCGTGTGGGTGTCAAACCCAGAAAAGTCCATGAAATGGATG GTCTGGTGGAGATGCTGAACCGTGCTCAGTGCAGCAGGGCGGATGACCAGAGGGGATTACTGACCAAAGAGCAGCTGGAGCTACCCCAGTTCCTGCAGCTCCCACTGGAACAGAAAGACGAACAGAGAACTGGAGAAGAGCCAGAAAGTCCTTCTAAACACATGCACTGTGCAGGGTCAGCAGCGGAACAACAGAAACCTCACATTAACGGAGATAATAAAGACCCTTGTAGAGGGAAGACTGTAAAAGACTGCAAGATAGACATTGTCGACTGTAAATATGGGACCACTATGTAA
- the rgs14a gene encoding regulator of G-protein signaling 14a isoform X2, translating into MVALRRLTALASRWALGGSFKKKTQAVSDGELNMSKLPSTGSSPNLNGESSGGAGRPGMDGPASRVVSWAICFERLLEDPVAVRYFTAFLKSEVSAENILFWQACEKFQKIPPTNLDELKKEARSIYDLYLSDTSFHAVNIDDAARTEEKDLESPTPHMFSKAQQQIFKLMKFDSYARFVRSPLYQSCMVASVEGRPLPDLQPQNRGSRECVAPTNDRRSMEVKMPTPDSKLNKKKKIEKRGSWGADVSYRRITVSRQESQISVKSSSSVELGSLSGRSENGSVSPVGSEPDPARADKYCCVYLPDGTASLAPAKPGLLVRDMLSGLCEKRGFPLKDIIIYLQGKDKPLSLDQDSSVLRDQQVTLEIRIPITLDLMFVGKTSGIVVKSSKSLEEALSSVLQKYNLRPQDVVVTMSGSKEPLNMNTNVFRLANKTLCVDRVKCTDDMKSAPAADMSRVGVKPRKVHEMDGLVEMLNRAQCSRADDQRGLLTKEQLELPQFLQLPLEQKDEQRTGEEPESPSKHMHCAGSAAEQQKPHINGDNKDPCRGKTVKDCKIDIVDCKYGTTM; encoded by the exons ATGGTAGCGCTCAGACGTTTAACTGCCCTGGCCTCGCGCTGGGCTTTGGGAGGATCTTTTAAGAAAAAG aCACAGGCGGTTTCGGATGGGG aaCTGAACATGTCCAAATTGCCGAGCACAGGCAGCAGTCCCAATTTAAATGGTGAATCCTCTGGAGGTGCAGGTCGTCCTGGAATGGATGGTCCAGCCAGTAGAGTGGTCAGCTGGGCTATTTGTTTTGAGCGACTCCTGGAGGACCCTGTTGCAGTCCGCTACTTCACA GCTTTTCTCAAATCTGAAGTGAGTGCAGAGAACATCCTCTTCTGGCAGGCCTGTGAGAAGTTCCAGAAAATTCCACCTACCAATCTGGACGAG ttgaaGAAAGAGGCTCGCTCTATCTATGATCTATATCTGTCAGACACTTCCTTCCATGCTGTGAATATAGACGACGCAGCGCGTACTGAAGAGAAAGACCTTGAAAGTCCCACCCCACACATGTTCAGCAAAGCTCAGCAACAG ATCTTTAAGCTGATGAAATTTGACAGCTATGCTCGTTTCGTGCGCTCCCCACTGTATCAGAGCTGCATGGTGGCCAGTGTGGAGGGACGACCTCTGCCTGATCTCCAGCCCCAGAACAGGGGCTCCAGAGAGTGTGTCGCACCTACAAATGACCGCAGG agtatGGAAGTGAAGATGCCAACACCAGATAGCAAACTGAACAAGAAAAAGAAGATAGAGAAGAGAGGATCCTGGGGAG CGGACGTGTCGTATAGGCGGATTACAGTTTCCAGACAGGAGTCCCAGATATCAGTGAAGTCCAGCAGCAGTGTGGAGCTCGGCTCACTCTCTGGCAGATCTGAG AATGGCAGTGTGAGTCCTGTAGGCTCAGAGCCAGACCCTGCGCGAGCGGATaaatactgttgtgtgtatctTCCTGATGGTACGGCCAGTCTGGCTCCAGCGAAGCCTGGTCTGCTGGTGAGGGACATGCTGAGTGGCCTTTGTGAGAAAAGAGGATTCCCCCTGAAAGACATAATCATCTACCTCCAAGGAAAAGACAAG CCACTGTCCTTAGACCAGGACAGCTCTGTACTCCGGGACCAGCAAGTCACCCTTGAAATCAGAATTCCAATCAC attggATTTGATGTTTGTGGGGAAGACCTCAGGGATTGTGGTGAAGTCCAGTAAATCTCTGGAAGAAGCCCTGTCCTCAGTTCTGCAAAAATACAACCTCCGACCACAGGATGTTGTCGTCACCatg AGTGGATCAAAAGAACCTTTAAATATGAACACCAATGTCTTCCGCCTGGCCAACAAGACCCTCTGTGTGGACAGAGTCAAAT GTACTGATGACATGAAGAGTGCTCCAGCTGCTGACATGAGCCGTGTGGGTGTCAAACCCAGAAAAGTCCATGAAATGGATG GTCTGGTGGAGATGCTGAACCGTGCTCAGTGCAGCAGGGCGGATGACCAGAGGGGATTACTGACCAAAGAGCAGCTGGAGCTACCCCAGTTCCTGCAGCTCCCACTGGAACAGAAAGACGAACAGAGAACTGGAGAAGAGCCAGAAAGTCCTTCTAAACACATGCACTGTGCAGGGTCAGCAGCGGAACAACAGAAACCTCACATTAACGGAGATAATAAAGACCCTTGTAGAGGGAAGACTGTAAAAGACTGCAAGATAGACATTGTCGACTGTAAATATGGGACCACTATGTAA